The proteins below come from a single Chryseobacterium sp. MA9 genomic window:
- a CDS encoding D-2-hydroxyacid dehydrogenase produces MKVLANDGLDQSGIDALTEKGFEVITTKVPQEFLVDYINEHKIRTLLVRSATQVRKDIIDGCPSIDIIGRGGVGMDNIDVDYAREKGIHVINTPSASSESVAELVFAHLFSGARFLQDSNRKMPLVGDTEFGSLKKAYAAGIELRGKTIGIVGMGRIGQEVARIALGLGMRVVAADNNVGKASIKVKFYNNQFINVDIETEPLQEVLKHSDFITLHVPAQKDGYMIGKNEFEIMKDGVAVVNCSRGGVIDEAALIQALDSGKVRFAGLDVFINEPTPSKEILNHSKISLTPHTGASTLEAQDRIGLSLAEQISSILQIQ; encoded by the coding sequence ATGAAAGTTTTAGCAAACGACGGCCTGGATCAATCTGGAATAGATGCATTGACAGAAAAAGGCTTTGAAGTGATTACTACAAAAGTTCCACAGGAATTTTTGGTAGATTATATTAACGAGCACAAGATCCGTACTCTATTGGTGAGAAGTGCTACACAGGTAAGAAAAGATATTATTGACGGATGCCCATCTATCGACATTATTGGCAGAGGTGGAGTAGGTATGGATAATATTGATGTAGACTATGCAAGAGAAAAAGGGATACATGTGATCAATACGCCTTCAGCTTCTTCGGAATCAGTGGCTGAACTTGTTTTTGCCCATTTATTTTCCGGAGCAAGATTTCTTCAGGATTCCAACAGAAAAATGCCTTTGGTAGGAGATACTGAATTCGGAAGTCTTAAAAAAGCATATGCTGCCGGTATCGAACTGAGAGGAAAGACTATTGGTATCGTAGGAATGGGAAGAATCGGTCAGGAAGTGGCAAGAATTGCTTTAGGACTTGGGATGAGAGTGGTTGCGGCTGATAATAATGTAGGAAAAGCCAGCATCAAAGTAAAGTTTTATAACAACCAGTTTATCAATGTTGATATAGAAACAGAACCATTACAGGAGGTTTTAAAACATTCAGACTTTATTACGCTGCATGTTCCGGCTCAGAAAGACGGCTATATGATTGGCAAGAATGAATTTGAAATAATGAAGGACGGAGTAGCTGTTGTCAACTGTTCCAGAGGGGGAGTTATTGATGAAGCAGCGCTGATTCAGGCATTGGATTCCGGTAAAGTAAGATTTGCAGGATTAGATGTTTTCATTAATGAGCCAACACCTTCTAAAGAAATCCTTAATCACTCTAAAATCTCCCTTACTCCTCACACGGGAGCTTCTACTCTTGAAGCACAGGACAGAATAGGACTTTCCCTTGCTGAGCAGATTTCAAGTATTTTACAGATTCAATAA
- the mscL gene encoding large conductance mechanosensitive channel protein MscL produces the protein MGFVKEFKEFAFKGNVLDLAVGVIIGAAFGKIVSSLVEDVITPLILNPALKAAGAENISKLTWNGVAYGNFLSAVISFLCIAMVLFWIIKLANKVNKKEAPAPAGPTDDQKLLTEIRDLLKSKNI, from the coding sequence ATGGGATTTGTAAAAGAATTTAAAGAATTTGCCTTTAAGGGGAATGTTCTCGATTTGGCTGTAGGTGTGATCATTGGTGCGGCTTTTGGTAAAATTGTTTCGTCTTTAGTGGAAGATGTAATCACACCTCTGATACTCAATCCGGCATTAAAAGCAGCAGGTGCAGAAAATATTTCAAAACTTACATGGAATGGTGTGGCTTATGGAAACTTTCTTTCAGCCGTAATCAGCTTCCTTTGTATCGCTATGGTTCTTTTCTGGATCATCAAATTAGCCAATAAAGTCAACAAAAAAGAGGCTCCGGCTCCTGCAGGACCTACAGATGATCAAAAATTACTGACAGAGATCAGAGATTTGTTGAAAAGCAAAAATATATAA
- a CDS encoding NAD(P)H-hydrate dehydratase — MKIFTAEQIRSWDQFTISHEPVSSIQLMERASMAVAHWISEHCKNHKKLAVFCGNGNNGGDGLAVARILYLKGFDVDVFVGDSKRKFSEDALVNLKRLRDMSGISVRKFDQIEHYNFDDKTIIIDALFGTGLSRPLEGEYKEIVEQLNTRKNIKISIDIPSGLPADEIFDNASVILKSDYTLTFQCWKRTFLHPETGKYTGKVEVLDIDLSNTYADTAATEYFVIDDQLIESLFMPRQEFSHKGSYSNAIIIGGSYGKIGAAVLATQSALKTGAGLTFTLAPECGYEILQTSCPEAMFIAGGKQFVTNFEVDKDFTCGIGPGLGTHSDTEKRFLDFLKNFTSPLILDADALNIISKKLGNLKLIPKKSIITPHPKEFERLFGSTENSFKRLELAREKAKEYSIYIVLKDHHTQIITPEGNVFYNITGNAGLAKGGSGDILTGILTSLLAQGYSEEVTCMLGVWLHGRSADLASERYSMEAMLPTDVIGEFGNVFEELNRKVARSL, encoded by the coding sequence ATGAAAATTTTTACCGCAGAGCAGATACGCAGCTGGGATCAGTTTACGATTTCCCACGAGCCGGTTTCATCCATACAATTGATGGAAAGAGCTTCGATGGCAGTGGCACACTGGATTTCGGAACATTGTAAAAATCATAAAAAACTGGCTGTATTTTGTGGTAACGGAAACAATGGAGGAGATGGATTGGCAGTAGCAAGAATACTGTACCTAAAGGGCTTTGATGTAGATGTATTTGTAGGTGATTCCAAACGGAAATTTTCGGAAGATGCTTTGGTGAACCTGAAAAGGCTTCGTGATATGTCAGGAATTTCGGTCAGAAAATTTGATCAGATTGAACATTATAATTTTGATGATAAAACAATCATTATTGATGCCCTTTTCGGAACGGGTTTATCCAGACCATTGGAAGGTGAGTACAAAGAGATTGTTGAACAGTTGAACACCCGAAAGAATATTAAAATATCCATTGATATTCCTTCCGGATTGCCTGCAGATGAAATCTTCGACAATGCTTCCGTTATTCTGAAGTCTGATTATACCTTGACTTTTCAATGCTGGAAAAGAACTTTTCTCCACCCTGAAACAGGAAAGTATACCGGAAAAGTAGAAGTGCTGGATATTGATTTAAGCAATACCTATGCTGATACAGCTGCTACGGAATACTTTGTTATTGATGATCAGTTGATAGAATCATTATTCATGCCCAGACAGGAGTTTTCTCATAAAGGCAGCTATAGTAATGCCATCATCATAGGAGGAAGTTATGGGAAAATTGGAGCTGCTGTTCTGGCTACACAATCCGCCTTAAAAACCGGAGCTGGCCTGACGTTCACTCTGGCACCGGAATGTGGGTATGAGATACTGCAGACCTCATGCCCAGAAGCTATGTTTATAGCAGGAGGAAAGCAGTTTGTTACAAACTTTGAGGTAGATAAAGACTTTACCTGTGGCATAGGGCCTGGACTGGGAACTCATTCAGATACTGAGAAAAGGTTTCTGGATTTTCTGAAAAACTTTACAAGCCCACTCATTCTTGACGCTGATGCATTGAATATTATATCTAAAAAATTAGGAAATTTAAAATTAATACCCAAAAAATCAATCATTACTCCTCATCCGAAAGAGTTTGAAAGGCTTTTCGGAAGTACGGAAAATTCTTTTAAAAGACTAGAATTGGCCAGAGAAAAAGCAAAAGAATATAGTATTTATATCGTACTGAAAGATCATCATACACAAATTATTACTCCGGAAGGAAATGTATTTTACAATATAACCGGGAATGCAGGTCTTGCGAAAGGAGGCAGTGGAGATATCCTTACCGGAATTCTGACATCACTTTTAGCGCAGGGATATTCTGAAGAAGTAACCTGTATGTTGGGGGTGTGGCTTCACGGAAGATCGGCTGATCTTGCTTCAGAAAGGTATTCAATGGAAGCTATGCTTCCTACGGATGTTATTGGTGAATTCGGAAATGTTTTTGAAGAGCTGAACAGGAAAGTTGCGAGGAGCTTGTAA
- the lgt gene encoding prolipoprotein diacylglyceryl transferase — MFVFAFGFGYVLMTRIFKIDNINQRYLEPLFTWTLIGTILGARLGHVIFYQPELFKEDFWSVFLPISTKNGFKFTGFSGLASHGATIALIFTTLYYSFKIIKKNPFWVYDRLGIVVALGGAFVRMGNFFNSEIVGKPADPNSPFALLFPQQSSEYGLTVPRYPSQLFEAVGYVLLFILLWILYRKTDKKYQQGWLFGLFFIILWAIRFFVEFLKEPQGDEFIQIGGLNTGQVLSIPFMIAGVIIMIVSKKFKITPEENEKPEYIEKA, encoded by the coding sequence ATGTTTGTATTTGCATTTGGTTTCGGATATGTTTTAATGACCAGAATCTTTAAGATTGATAATATTAACCAAAGATATCTGGAACCTCTTTTCACATGGACATTAATTGGGACGATTCTTGGGGCAAGACTAGGACATGTTATTTTTTATCAGCCGGAATTATTTAAAGAGGATTTCTGGAGTGTATTTTTACCCATAAGCACAAAAAATGGTTTTAAATTCACAGGATTTTCAGGACTGGCAAGTCACGGTGCTACTATCGCTTTGATTTTCACTACACTTTATTATTCATTTAAGATCATCAAAAAAAATCCATTCTGGGTTTATGACAGATTAGGTATTGTAGTAGCTTTAGGAGGTGCTTTTGTAAGAATGGGGAACTTTTTCAATTCTGAAATCGTTGGTAAACCTGCAGATCCAAACTCTCCTTTCGCTTTGCTTTTTCCACAGCAAAGCAGCGAATATGGTCTTACCGTACCCCGTTACCCAAGCCAGCTATTTGAAGCTGTAGGGTACGTTCTTCTTTTCATTTTATTATGGATACTATATAGAAAAACAGATAAAAAATATCAGCAAGGATGGTTGTTCGGTTTGTTCTTTATTATCCTCTGGGCCATCAGATTCTTTGTTGAGTTTCTTAAAGAGCCGCAAGGTGACGAATTCATTCAGATTGGTGGTCTGAATACAGGCCAGGTACTTTCTATTCCGTTTATGATCGCGGGAGTTATTATCATGATCGTTTCTAAGAAGTTTAAGATAACTCCGGAAGAAAACGAGAAACCTGAATACATTGAAAAAGCGTAA
- the yidD gene encoding membrane protein insertion efficiency factor YidD, with translation MKLTFNKIITFPLVILIKFYQWFISPLLPKNCRYEPTCSHYMIESLRVHGIFKGFWLGFKRILRCHPWGGSSYDPVPPKHKCQ, from the coding sequence TTGAAACTTACATTCAATAAAATCATTACATTTCCGCTGGTAATTTTGATAAAATTTTACCAATGGTTCATCTCGCCCTTACTTCCCAAAAACTGCCGCTACGAACCTACCTGTTCTCATTATATGATTGAGTCTCTTCGGGTTCACGGGATCTTTAAAGGTTTCTGGCTGGGATTTAAAAGAATTTTAAGATGCCATCCATGGGGAGGCAGCAGTTATGATCCCGTTCCACCCAAACATAAATGTCAATAA
- a CDS encoding replication-associated recombination protein A has protein sequence MNQNIPLAEKLRPKTLNDVLGQEHLTGDKGTIRKMIENNTLNSLILWGPPGTGKTTLAEIISEQSGRKFYKLSAVSSGVKDVRDVIDDAKKQNLFSGKSPILFIDEIHRFNKSQQDSLLHAVEKGWIVLIGATTENPSFEVVSALLSRSQVYILKALSYEKLEELIDIASERYNKDEGTDFKIFEKEAFIQYSGGDARKLINSVELVLNQYKNSGTTEIINSDVLEVLQETMALYDKNGEQHYDIISAFIKSMRGGDPNGAVYWLARMIAGGEDIKFIARRMLILAAEDVGLANPNALVVANNCFQAINVIGNPEARIILSETAVYLAVSPKSNSAYMAINGALALVKQTGNLPVPLHLRNAPTKLMKDLDYGKEYKYAHSYEGNFVEQDFLPEEIRDAKLYEPGNNSTEKKIYEELKKKWNNKY, from the coding sequence TTGAATCAAAATATTCCATTAGCTGAAAAATTAAGACCCAAAACCCTGAACGATGTATTGGGGCAGGAACACCTTACCGGCGATAAAGGAACAATCAGAAAAATGATTGAAAATAACACCCTGAATTCGCTGATTCTTTGGGGGCCTCCCGGAACCGGGAAAACAACATTGGCTGAAATTATTTCAGAACAGTCAGGAAGAAAATTCTATAAACTCTCTGCGGTTTCTTCCGGAGTAAAAGATGTTCGTGACGTCATTGATGATGCCAAAAAACAGAACCTGTTTTCAGGAAAATCACCTATATTATTTATTGATGAGATTCACCGTTTCAATAAATCCCAACAGGATTCATTGCTGCATGCAGTAGAAAAAGGCTGGATTGTACTAATAGGAGCGACTACAGAAAATCCAAGTTTTGAAGTGGTTTCAGCTTTGCTTTCAAGAAGTCAGGTCTATATTTTAAAAGCTTTAAGTTATGAAAAGCTTGAAGAGTTGATTGATATTGCTTCTGAAAGATATAATAAAGATGAAGGGACTGATTTTAAAATCTTTGAAAAAGAAGCTTTTATTCAATATTCAGGTGGTGATGCTAGGAAATTAATCAATTCTGTAGAATTGGTTTTGAATCAATATAAAAACTCCGGTACAACGGAAATCATTAATTCCGATGTTCTTGAAGTTCTTCAGGAAACAATGGCGCTGTATGATAAAAACGGCGAGCAGCATTATGATATTATTTCAGCCTTTATCAAATCAATGCGTGGTGGTGATCCTAATGGAGCTGTTTATTGGCTGGCAAGGATGATTGCCGGAGGAGAAGATATTAAGTTTATTGCCCGTAGAATGCTTATTCTGGCTGCTGAGGATGTAGGACTGGCTAATCCGAATGCGCTGGTGGTTGCTAATAATTGTTTTCAGGCAATCAATGTGATCGGGAATCCTGAAGCGAGAATTATATTAAGTGAAACAGCCGTATATCTTGCGGTTTCTCCTAAAAGTAATTCTGCTTATATGGCCATTAATGGAGCGCTGGCTTTGGTGAAGCAAACCGGAAATCTGCCGGTCCCGCTTCATTTGAGAAATGCTCCTACAAAACTGATGAAAGATCTGGACTATGGAAAAGAATATAAATATGCACATTCTTATGAAGGAAATTTTGTAGAACAGGACTTTCTTCCTGAAGAAATAAGAGATGCAAAATTGTATGAGCCCGGTAATAATTCTACGGAAAAGAAGATATATGAGGAGCTTAAGAAAAAATGGAACAATAAATATTAA
- a CDS encoding DUF2339 domain-containing protein, which translates to MKYAIDKNWIGETARAGIGFCTGAGIIIIGHFLRKNYTAFASIITGGGIAVLYFTATIAFREYHLFTQNTAFVITALITAASIILSYYYKSEVLIIFSLIGGFSAPLMISTGQSNYPFLFIYLTLLNIGMLVVSFLQHWKSVGWTAYIFTTTYLFYWTNESPELLSITFYMISYVIFYFFALQDYIRKNILSTSDILILAFANFSSVLGLLYIFDTLAYEPPIIFPVIFAAVNSILFFREHRRKNFGVAYSVFAGLVTSLITTAVAVQFKTHLITSIWAIETTLLLFIWKKTGHKIFKIFFYILFPLVIIAQIITWTEYLGTTNFNIIFNPPFITSSFTIISIMINLYLLRNTGKESQEKVNPILEDLITMISYGIIYISFLLEIIYHVSEMPWSAIVSIGLLFSIYYLFILLLLRKQLNIRSDIQTVLIYLFFFLIILNTSVSTLPVVTAVLTKKLNLSFYLLHLLQWIPFIYVCSRIIPSSQFHKARISYWILSLALIISISCELHHSYVLMVSDDIPHSYEASEHFNILYLPIVWTILASIFIYTGLKKNIQEYNKIGFALIGLMVLKLYGYDVWQMDNISRISAFIALGIILLLSSFAFQRLKNIIRNMVDKKDKSKETAD; encoded by the coding sequence GTGAAGTATGCTATTGATAAAAACTGGATTGGAGAAACAGCAAGAGCAGGTATTGGTTTTTGTACCGGAGCAGGAATTATCATTATAGGACATTTCCTCAGAAAGAACTATACAGCATTTGCATCTATAATAACCGGAGGTGGGATTGCTGTACTATATTTCACCGCAACCATTGCCTTCCGGGAATATCATCTTTTTACACAGAATACAGCTTTTGTAATCACCGCACTGATTACGGCAGCATCTATTATTCTATCCTATTATTATAAAAGTGAAGTCTTAATCATTTTCTCATTAATAGGAGGCTTCAGCGCCCCTTTGATGATAAGTACCGGGCAAAGTAACTACCCTTTCCTTTTTATTTATCTGACTCTTTTAAATATTGGAATGCTGGTAGTCTCTTTTCTTCAACACTGGAAAAGTGTGGGATGGACTGCCTATATTTTTACAACCACTTATCTTTTTTACTGGACAAACGAGAGTCCAGAGCTCTTAAGCATTACTTTTTATATGATAAGTTATGTGATTTTCTATTTTTTTGCCCTGCAAGATTATATCAGGAAAAATATACTTTCAACATCTGATATTCTAATACTAGCTTTTGCAAATTTTTCAAGCGTTCTTGGACTACTCTATATTTTTGATACATTAGCCTATGAACCTCCAATTATTTTTCCAGTTATTTTCGCAGCAGTCAATTCCATTCTGTTCTTTAGAGAACATAGACGAAAAAACTTCGGAGTTGCTTATTCTGTATTTGCTGGGCTCGTTACCAGCCTTATCACTACTGCTGTAGCCGTTCAGTTTAAAACCCACCTCATTACCAGTATCTGGGCAATAGAAACCACCCTGCTGCTTTTCATCTGGAAAAAAACAGGTCATAAAATTTTCAAGATTTTCTTTTACATTCTTTTCCCATTGGTGATAATCGCTCAGATTATAACCTGGACAGAGTATCTGGGGACAACAAATTTTAATATCATATTCAATCCCCCATTTATTACCAGTTCGTTTACCATCATTTCCATAATGATCAATTTATATTTATTAAGAAATACAGGAAAAGAGTCACAGGAGAAAGTCAATCCCATTCTTGAAGATCTTATTACCATGATCAGTTATGGAATCATTTATATCAGTTTTCTTCTTGAAATCATATACCATGTTTCAGAAATGCCCTGGTCAGCAATTGTCAGCATAGGACTGCTATTCAGTATTTATTATCTTTTTATATTATTACTTCTCAGAAAACAACTGAATATCAGAAGTGATATTCAGACCGTTCTGATTTATCTGTTTTTCTTTCTGATAATCCTTAATACATCAGTTTCTACACTACCAGTGGTCACAGCTGTTTTAACAAAAAAACTCAACTTAAGTTTTTACTTACTGCATCTACTTCAGTGGATTCCTTTTATATATGTATGTTCCAGAATCATTCCATCATCACAATTCCATAAAGCCCGGATTTCTTACTGGATTCTGTCTTTGGCACTTATCATTTCCATAAGCTGTGAGCTTCATCATTCCTATGTTTTAATGGTTTCTGATGACATTCCTCATTCTTATGAAGCAAGCGAACACTTCAATATTCTTTACCTTCCTATTGTATGGACCATTCTTGCCAGTATTTTTATTTACACGGGTTTGAAAAAGAATATCCAGGAATACAACAAGATTGGTTTTGCATTGATAGGGCTTATGGTTTTAAAACTCTACGGTTATGATGTATGGCAAATGGATAATATTTCTAGAATCAGTGCCTTTATCGCTCTCGGAATTATCTTACTATTAAGTTCTTTCGCTTTCCAACGCCTGAAAAACATCATCAGAAATATGGTGGATAAAAAAGATAAAAGTAAGGAAACCGCAGACTGA